The DNA sequence GTCGTGCACTTTTATCCGTCCACCCGTCGCGGCACCTAGAGCCAAGAAAGTAGTAACTTCATTGTGGTCACTTAAAATGCGGTATCTGACACTTGTTAATGTTTTTCCGCCGTGTATTTCGAGAATGTTTGATCCAACCCCGATAATTTTGGCACCGGCTTTATTGAGAAAATTGCATAAATCCTGAATTTGCGGTTCACAAGCTGCACCTGTAATTCTGGTTGTGCCCTTTAGGGTAACAGCTATCATAACCAAAGTACTTGTAACCGACACTGCCTGCTCAGTCATCCAGATGTTACGTGAACCTGCATTTTTCGCATCCATCACGATTCCTTTACTACTTTCAGTGACGAGAATACCCAAGTCACGGAAGGCTTTCAGAAATGGTTCAATCGGGCGAATTCCAAGTGTACAACCACCCGGTAAATCGCGCATATCGACTTTTTTAAATCTCCCCAATAAACCGCCCCACACCAAAGCTGAGCCTTTCATATTTCCGACATCTTCGCTTGTCAATTTACTAAACGTGACGTGTGTATTATCAATTGACATCTCTTTTTTATCTTTGTTCCATGAAATTTTACTGCCAAGTTTTTCTAAAATGCTTATCAATTTATAAACATCACTAATATCGGGTATATTCTCTAAAACCACTTTGGCACGAAAAAGAAGAGTTGAAGGAAGAATGTGAACGGCTGAATTTTTACTTCCGGAGGGAAATATTTCACCTGATAAAACTTGACCACCTTGTACTTTGATATCCATGTGTCGATAGTATTATTGTAACATCTCGTGTCTAGTTCGTGGGCTGAATTCCGTAGTATAGGAACAAATCCTTCGCGACCATATACCACAATGGCGCCGCTGTTTCGGATGCCCACTGACTTGATTGAGGTTCTTTTAGGGTAATAAGCATGACAAATTTTGGATCGTCATAAGGAGCAAAACCGACAAAACTGGCAATTGTTTTTTCTGCATCATAATGCCCCTCTATCGGAATTTGTGCAGTACCCGTTTTTCCGGCGACTTTAAACCCGGAAACATATGTCCACTTCGATTCACCTATTCTTGCCGCTTCTACCATCATCGCCGTAATCTCATCTGCTGCTTTTTTGGAAATTACACGTCCAACTTCCTCAACTTTAATATCTTCTTGCCATCCTTCTCCCTGTAAGCTTTTTACGACTGTTGGTTTTAATAAAATACCATCATTGGCAATGGCGCTTACGGCATTTACTATCTGTATCGGAGTTGTTGCAATTCCTTGTCCAAAACTTGATGTTGCCAAGTCAATTTCACTCCAACGGTTTTTTTCACGAATTGCAGGCGTCACTTCACCCTGAAGATCAATTCCTGTTAGTTTACCCATTCCAAACTTCGACAAATAATCATACATTTTGTCCTTCCCCATTTTTTGGGCTACATACACCATCCCCACATTGTCGGAATGAACTATTACATCCGTCATACTTGAATCTTTGTTATATTCATTGTTCCATGTGTTGATATAATATTTATCAATTTTTATCGGTTTATCGCAAATTTCACATTTAGTATCGGGTTTAACTACACCCGAATCTAAACCCGCAGCCATTACTAGTACTTTAAAAATAGACCCCGGTTCAAAAGCGTTCGAAATCGTTGGATTTTTAAATAGTTCATTTGACCAAACACTATACGTACTCGGGTCATACGAAGGGAAAGATGCCATGGCGATAACCGCTCCCGTTTTCGGATTCATAATAATGCCCGAACCTTCGCTGGCACCGTAAATTTCCAAACCTCTTTTCAACTCACGCTCAAGAGTAATCTGGACAGCTTTGTCGATATTGGTAATTAGATCAACTCCTTGTACGGCAAATATTTCTTTCGAGTTACCAATTAAAATCGGTATTCCGCGTGCATCCGACTCTCTTGCTTTGTAACCCGGTTTTCCTGACAATATTAAATCGTAAAATCCTTCCAGACCGAAGTAGCCAATATCTTCTCCATGATCGTTTTTACCCACAAAACCAAGTAAATGCGCTGAAGACGAACTCTCCGGATACAATCTGATCTCTTGAGGGTCAAAACCAATTCCCTCAATTTCGAGTGCTTCAATCGCCTCTTTCGTGGGTTTTTCAATTTTTTGTTTTAACTGTACCCAAACGACATCATTGCGGGAAAGTAATGCCGTAAGCCGGACTACTTCATCAAGTAGAATTTGTCTGTCGGAAATATCTTCAACAAAAAATGGAGCCAGTTTATCGGCAATCCTTTGCGGATCCTCTTTAATATTGGGGAGTGATGCATAGACAAGCCACGCCTCCTGACGTGTAGCCAAACCGGTAGAGTCGCTTGCCAAAATACTACCCCTTGGCGCTTGAACGACCTGACCAATTTCATATTGACCCCGCGCTTTAACCGACAATTCCTTGCCCTCAATTATTTGCCAGTAAAATAAACGTACAACAAGGGCTATAAAACCGATGATAAAAAGTACAAGTAATACGCGAAAGCGGTTTACCATATATTAGAAGTTACTTAAGTCAATACCGGCGACCGGTTCTTTGTCTAAAATGTAAACAGTTTTCTCAGGTTTATTAAATCCCAAGCTTTTTGAATTGCCTTCAATTGCCGTTAGAGAAGTTTTTCTGACAAGGTCACTTGAGAGTTTTTGATTTTCATTCAGTAAGGCAATTTTTTGTTTCTCCAACTCCGCAAGTTTTGCACCCGACGTCGAGACCTGAATCGTAAAATAAACTGTACCAATTATTGCCATACCAACAAAAATCCACATTAAGTACAATTTGCTTGATTTTTTATAAGTTGTTTTATATGAAATATTTTTATTCATTAGTTTTAATAACATATCTTAATTTTGCACTTCTAGCTTTATTATTTTGCCTAACTTCCTCGGTCGACGGTAATATAGGCTTTTTATTTCCACTTGCTTTGTTTGCCTTTTTCAGATCAAAAAAGAATTTTTTAACAACCGCATCTTCCCCGGAATGAAAACTTATAACTATTAATGTTCCACCTATGTTAAGAACGTCAAATGCCGCCTCCAATGCCTGAATCAAATTCTCGATCTCGCTGTTCACCGCAATCCGTAATGCAAGAAATAATTTCGTAGCCGGATGAATCTGCGAATATGCTTTTGAGGGCACGAGTTCGAGTACATCACCAACGGTTTTAAAACTTTTTCTATTACGGAAAGTACATATTTTTGATGCAATTTTATTTGCTTCGCGAAATTCCATCGTCACCAGCAACATGTGCATGAGTTGATCTTTTCTCAATCCGTTAATCACATCCGCAGCTGTCACGTTTTGCCTGTCTCGATCAAAACGCATGTCAAGCAACGCATCACCGTTTCGAAAAGAAAACCCCCGTGATTCTGACATAAGCTGTAGTGTATTTATTCCTAAATCAAATAACACTGCATCAACTTTCTTAATTCCTATTTCGTCCAGCCGTTTTTTAAGATGTATGAAGTCGTCGTTAATTAACTTGAAGCACTCAGAAGTACTTTTCTGAGTAGGGCATGCTTTTTCAAGTTCCTTTTCGGCAACTTCAATAAATTCTTTGTCTTTGTCAAAACCGACAACAAATACGTTTCTTCTAACCAACTCTCTTGCGTGTCCCCCCAATCCCAAAGTTGCATCAACTAATATCGTTTTCGACTGGTTATTTAAAAGTGCATTTTCCTCCAAAATTTTAATTACTTCCCCAACCATTACCGGCTCATGAATTTTTTGCATTTCGGTTTGTGTTTTGTTCATGTGCATCCTTAACTCTTTCCTCGTCTACGCTTTGTAAAAACGCCATTGTTTCCTCTAATTTTTTTTTCATATGGCCTTTGGTGAATTTGATCATCGACACATCACCTCCTTAACAATTTGTTTATCTGCTATGTAAATTATCATCATGTGTTGTGATTGCTAATGATATTTCGTATAAACATACGTTAACTTCCTTTTGCAATTTTCTCTATTGCTTCCGCTGCTAACTTTTCAATCGATTCTTCCACTTCCATCCATTTTTCCAAAGCCCATATCTCAACCCTGTCACCCAATCCGACAAAAACTACATCCGATTTGATCAGTGCATACTGCAAAAGTATTTCTGGTACGATAAACCGTCCCTGGTTATCAAGCCTCACCTCGTACGCTGACCCCAGAATAAATCGATCAATACTTCTTACCGGCTGCGTTACTAAGTTAACGTGTCCAATTAAACGTGAGATAAGCGAGTTCCAGCCGTCTATCGACACCAATACCAAGCAAGTTTCATACCACCTCGCACATATTAAAATATCTCCCATTTCTTCCCTAAACTTCTTGGGTACGGATAATCTGTCTTTATCTGTTAATTTGCTACTAAACTGCCCTATAATCATAGATCTATTTGTAAGGCAGTAAGTGATGCTTTGATTGGTTATTCACCACTTTTCACCACTTTCATCCATTCTTATATATTTTCACACTGGTGTCAATATGGTTGCATCAACACACATAACACTATATATCGT is a window from the Candidatus Woesebacteria bacterium genome containing:
- a CDS encoding UDP-N-acetylglucosamine 1-carboxyvinyltransferase, producing MDIKVQGGQVLSGEIFPSGSKNSAVHILPSTLLFRAKVVLENIPDISDVYKLISILEKLGSKISWNKDKKEMSIDNTHVTFSKLTSEDVGNMKGSALVWGGLLGRFKKVDMRDLPGGCTLGIRPIEPFLKAFRDLGILVTESSKGIVMDAKNAGSRNIWMTEQAVSVTSTLVMIAVTLKGTTRITGAACEPQIQDLCNFLNKAGAKIIGVGSNILEIHGGKTLTSVRYRILSDHNEVTTFLALGAATGGRIKVHDVDPSLYSQIAYEFSKFNINIVFKDNAAIVEAKQHIKFTGSFKKKTNIVRAQPWPGFPVDLLPMMIPLALIAPDGYMIFHNWMYEAGLFWTSELIKLGAEVIMCDPHRVVVVGGKKLVGGTLEAPYIIRAVVALVIAGMVADGETLILDADALYRGHPYFAENLKKLGAKIEVLTETKR
- a CDS encoding penicillin-binding protein 2 yields the protein MVNRFRVLLVLFIIGFIALVVRLFYWQIIEGKELSVKARGQYEIGQVVQAPRGSILASDSTGLATRQEAWLVYASLPNIKEDPQRIADKLAPFFVEDISDRQILLDEVVRLTALLSRNDVVWVQLKQKIEKPTKEAIEALEIEGIGFDPQEIRLYPESSSSAHLLGFVGKNDHGEDIGYFGLEGFYDLILSGKPGYKARESDARGIPILIGNSKEIFAVQGVDLITNIDKAVQITLERELKRGLEIYGASEGSGIIMNPKTGAVIAMASFPSYDPSTYSVWSNELFKNPTISNAFEPGSIFKVLVMAAGLDSGVVKPDTKCEICDKPIKIDKYYINTWNNEYNKDSSMTDVIVHSDNVGMVYVAQKMGKDKMYDYLSKFGMGKLTGIDLQGEVTPAIREKNRWSEIDLATSSFGQGIATTPIQIVNAVSAIANDGILLKPTVVKSLQGEGWQEDIKVEEVGRVISKKAADEITAMMVEAARIGESKWTYVSGFKVAGKTGTAQIPIEGHYDAEKTIASFVGFAPYDDPKFVMLITLKEPQSSQWASETAAPLWYMVAKDLFLYYGIQPTN
- the rsmH gene encoding 16S rRNA (cytosine(1402)-N(4))-methyltransferase RsmH — encoded protein: MNKTQTEMQKIHEPVMVGEVIKILEENALLNNQSKTILVDATLGLGGHARELVRRNVFVVGFDKDKEFIEVAEKELEKACPTQKSTSECFKLINDDFIHLKKRLDEIGIKKVDAVLFDLGINTLQLMSESRGFSFRNGDALLDMRFDRDRQNVTAADVINGLRKDQLMHMLLVTMEFREANKIASKICTFRNRKSFKTVGDVLELVPSKAYSQIHPATKLFLALRIAVNSEIENLIQALEAAFDVLNIGGTLIVISFHSGEDAVVKKFFFDLKKANKASGNKKPILPSTEEVRQNNKARSAKLRYVIKTNE
- a CDS encoding division/cell wall cluster transcriptional repressor MraZ is translated as MIIGQFSSKLTDKDRLSVPKKFREEMGDILICARWYETCLVLVSIDGWNSLISRLIGHVNLVTQPVRSIDRFILGSAYEVRLDNQGRFIVPEILLQYALIKSDVVFVGLGDRVEIWALEKWMEVEESIEKLAAEAIEKIAKGS